In Carcharodon carcharias isolate sCarCar2 chromosome 22, sCarCar2.pri, whole genome shotgun sequence, the following are encoded in one genomic region:
- the LOC121293662 gene encoding gastrin/cholecystokinin type B receptor: MNVTQFSLELLEGFPGNFSLFTPSSNLSFWETIHLNINLLFSGFEPTTIVLEVIYSVSFIIGLVGNIMALRALTRKRKNRLAGVTATRSLLVNLAICDMLVVCVCMPVTLGHQVYNAWVFGDFMCRAVPFVQAVAVSASVLSLAVISLNRYYSVHNPLNARSFFTWRRISWMICGVWLLSSGLCMPLIIMNQTENLVLLDGKLTIPVCTENWPYLKLRQGYNFLLFCSLYGFPVLFNLSICFLTARRLWSNQGDFQEGNKRHWMGNNSRLKTRKKIVKMVVALVLLFTLSWLPLYVIDIWIDFKMPNAQQDDVHQGWILHLRSFAQWLGLTNSSLNPLCYCFMGNLYRSVKRIKQSYRDRFSSTFNLHMSQTPSNSSTLLSYRAPNDISKTGFTGAPTLNKNKSASSVTICETTFD, encoded by the coding sequence ATGAATGTAACCCAGTTCAGTTTGGAATTACTTGAAGGGTTTCCCGGGAACTTTTCCTTATTCACTCCCAGCAGCAACCTGAGCTTTTGGGAAACCATCCACTTGAACATCAACCTGCTGTTTTCGGGTTTTGAGCCCACGACCATTGTCCTGGAGGTCATTTATTCCGTGTCCTTCATCATTGGGCTGGTGGGGAACATCATGGCTTTGAGGGCTCTCACCAGGAAGAGGAAGAATCGACTGGCCGGGGTCACAGCGACCCGCAGCCTCCTGGTCAACCTGGCGATCTGCGATATGCTGGTGGTCTGTGTCTGCATGCCCGTCACCCTCGGGCACCAGGTCTACAATGCTTGGGTATTTGGAGACTTTATGTGCAGAGCTGTCCCATTTGTCCAGGCGGTTGCCGTCTCCGCCAGCGTCTTAAGCCTTGCAGTGATCAGCCTGAACCGTTACTACAGTGTTCACAACCCCCTCAACGCCAGGTCTTTCTTCACCTGGAGAAGAATCTCCTGGATGATTTGTGGCGTCTGGCTTTTATCCTCGGGCCTCTGCATGCCTTTAATAATCATGAATCAAACCGAGAACCTGGTGCTTTTGGACGGGAAGCTGACCATCCCGGTGTGCACAGAAAACTGGCCCTATTTGAAACTGAGGCAAGGCTACAACTTCTTGCTCTTCTGCTCCCTGTACGGCTTCCCGGTGCTCTTCAATCTCAGCATTTGCTTTCTAACTGCCCGCCGCCTCTGGAGTAACCAGGGCGACTTCCAGGAGGGCAACAAAAGGCATTGGATGGGCAACAACTCCAGGCTGAAGACGCGCAAGAAGATTGTCAAGATGGTTGTTGCTCTGGTCCTTCTCTTCACCTTGTCTTGGTTACCCCTGTATGTGATTGATATTTGGATTGACTTTAAGATGCCGAATGCTCAGCAAGACGATGTCCACCAAGGCTGGATCCTTCACCTTCGATCTTTTGCCCAGTGGCTAGGTCTCACCAATTCTAGCCTCAACCCCCTCTGCTACTGTTTCATGGGGAACCTGTACAGATCTGTAAAGCGGATCAAGCAAAGCTACAGGGACCGATTCTCTTCAACTTTCAACCTGCACATGTCCCAGACTCCGTCCAACTCTTCGACCTTGCTCTCTTACAGAGCTCCCAATGACATTTCCAAAACGGGGTTCACAGGCGCCCCAACCCTCAATAAAAACAAAAGTGCATCTTCTGTAACCATTTGCGAAACAACTTTCGATTAA